ATTCACGCAAGAAACTTGGAAGAAAGAAATGAGGTGGCTTTGATAAAGGACACGCAGTGGGACCAACTAATAAGATAGTGTCACTATTAAGCAACTTTATAGGAACAATTGCAAGGAATCCTAGATTCATCAGCTTGATGTACACTAGTTGGCATGCGGTGCCAAAGGATACTAAAAAACGCATGTGGGAATATATCAATGAAAGAACAATCACTCTTGAGAttgcatattttattatttgtttttacttactgaagctaaatatattttattttgcatagTCTAAATTTCTAATTCCAGTAGAAGGAAAGAAGTGGGTGATGACTGGTCTTCGTGATGCTTGGAGGTGACACaagcaaaaaattaaagagaaattttttgataaaaatagtacCCTTGAGGATATGCTAGCAAAACATCCTGATGGAATTCCAGATAATCAATTCTGCCAATTGATCGAGTATTGGAAACACCCAACTGTTCAAGTAAGACTAAAATAGTGCATTTCTACTCATCGacatatttttcatcatatctattctttttttatttatcaattcaattatctctttttatttaataataggCCATATGCgagatgaattctcaaaacaggAAAAAACAAAAGTTGAGGCATCAAATGGGACTTATTAATTTTGCAAGAGTACGCGTGGCATTGGTAATACTTAGCtgacatttcttcaaaaatctgaatttcatttttttgtactttattaGAGCATactgatgtttttttttgtttttttttatataatctgCAGCGTGCAGCCAAAGACAACAACGAAGAACCATCAAAGCCTGAAATGTTTATTGCAACTCGTACCAAGACGGGAAAGGAAATCCAGGCTGATACCCAAGTTGCAATAGTAAGTTCTTTAAAGAGGATTAGTAGTGAATTTGATTTAgacttaaaatttatatattgtgGGGAGTTTTCCATTGAATTTTATCATgtatgtcttcttcttcttctctttgtcGATGTCGCTAAATTGTTTGCTAGGAAAAGTTGTCAAATTTTTTTAGTTCTTGATCGCTATCATAGGATTGGAAATGAAATAGTACTTACAATTCATTATGGATGCCAATTTTATTCAACAGGCTGAACTTCAAAATCGCCAAAATTCTGGGGAAACAGCTGATGATGCATTTAGGGCAGTGTTTGGAAAGGAGCAGCCTGGTCAACTTAGGTTCTATGGTAGATCAGTGACAACAAGTTCCTTGAAGAAAGATGAGGAAATTAACAATCTAAAACAAAAGCATGCCAATGAAATCACTTCTCTAAAGGAAGAATTGAGAGAAGAAATGCGACATTTATTCACTCAATTGCTGCAAAACAACCCTGGATTGAATTTTCAAGATATTCCAGGGTGTGTTGGATCTAACCTTGCTTCACCTATTGATGCAAGTAGCGCACAAGCTGTAAGAGGCACAAATCTTCCACAGTCTTCAAGGTCAGCTCATGATTCGGTTCTCCAAAAGGTATTTTGTATTTCACATTTTCTGATAATAGTCTGCATATTGTTTTTCTTCTAGTTGAGCTGGTGTTCTTGGTAAATAAATTCTGAACTTTTTTTACTATCTTGAATCTTTGAAAgtttactttatttttgttaCTCATTGTCTCCTTTAAGCTTctataccaattttttttttatatttttagttgtatGAGTGTTGTATTTTGTTGAAGGAGGACTCTACTGATTTTGGGTTGTAGTTGTGTACTTTTATCCCCTgttgttttattgctttgaaCTGTGATGGTTGTTGTGAGAGATGGTTTTAGTTTTCATTGCTTAAACTGATTCTCATAGCTAAAGTTTTCCCTTTTAGATTTCTTCGAAGGTTAGAGACTTTGTTGTTTTTTGTGAGTGAGTTTGTTGTCACTTGTGCTAGTTAAACTCTGTTCTGATGTGGTTTGAGTTGTCATCCTGTTGCTACTGGTTCTTGTTTCTAGGAATCTGTCTTTCCTGTACTTTGGAATGTTGTATCTCAGCCTCTTTTTGTTGTCTTCTTTTAAttgcttttctctttttcttgcTTGGTTCACCTTTTGATTTTATATAGAAACTATGAATCCATCTAATCCATATCTTGTCCTGCTTGTGAGTAACGTCCCAGAAAGTCTTGGCAATTGCAGCTTTGTTCCATAAATGCAAATTTGTAATATTCAGTCCATTTGCAGATTTTGGAGTACATATTTTCTCCCAAACAACCATAGCTTTTTTGTTTATATGATTTGTACCTGTCCACACATAGCTCCTACAATGAGCCTCAATAAGTTTCACTACTTTGCTAAGTATTAGAAACAATTGTGCCCAATATGATTGTACACCAAACAACTGTTTGAACCAGCTGTACTCTCCCTGCATATGATAGTTTCTTTGTTGTCCAAGATGATATTCTACTGACGATCTTCTCAATTAGCGACTGCCACTCCATTACTGATAGCTTCTTAGTCGATAGTGGGACACCCAAATACTTAAAGGGTAGCTCCCCTGAAGAGTATCCTAAGTGATGAAGGATATCTTCTTTTACTTGTGCTTGCATACCTCTAAAGTATGCACAACTATTTCCTAGATTAGCT
The DNA window shown above is from Solanum stenotomum isolate F172 chromosome 6, ASM1918654v1, whole genome shotgun sequence and carries:
- the LOC125868604 gene encoding uncharacterized protein LOC125868604 produces the protein MNSQNRKKQKLRHQMGLINFARVRVALRAAKDNNEEPSKPEMFIATRTKTGKEIQADTQVAIAELQNRQNSGETADDAFRAVFGKEQPGQLRFYGRSVTTSSLKKDEEINNLKQKHANEITSLKEELREEMRHLFTQLLQNNPGLNFQDIPGCVGSNLASPIDASSAQAVRGTNLPQSSRSAHDSVLQKESVFPVLWNVVSQPLFVVFF